A single genomic interval of Oreochromis aureus strain Israel breed Guangdong linkage group 12, ZZ_aureus, whole genome shotgun sequence harbors:
- the LOC116325585 gene encoding uncharacterized protein LOC116325585 encodes MRRIRMAEYRAGFLKLACIWMAILMYGLDATKKHAGGASCSPKHLTALTESLVNESLRCFDEANGKHLGIWSPGFPELHVQKSSPPNWTKVHCSFLFMYEGLNDILEDQKNNVNPQNISLHKKLQETIERIKMLANCINNIFNSTCSSKPSPPKMPKHVFERKQWSHTLLKAARDYLVWLEKKFVSYVRGRKNGKSKVTKTQPHKYLEGSGYLL; translated from the exons ATGAGGAGAATTAGAATGGCAGAATATAGAGCAG GTTTTCTGAAACTGGCTTGTATCTGGATGGCAATTCTGATGTACGGCTTGGATGCAACAAAGAAACATGCTGGAGGTGCATCGTGCAGTCCCAAACACCTGACAGCCCTGACCGAAAGCCTGGTCAATGAAAGCTTGAGATGCTTT GATGAAGCCAATGGAAAACACCTTGGTATTTGGTCCCCTGGCTTCCCTGAGCTCCACGTCCAGAAGAGCTCTCCTCCTAATTGGACAAAAGTTCATTGCAGCTTCCTCTTCATGTATGAAGGCCTCAATGACATCTTGGAGGACCAGAAAAACAACGTGAATCCCCAAAATATTTCACTTCACAAGAAGCTCCAGGAAACCATTGAAAGGATTAAAATGCTTGCAAATTGTATAAACAACATCTTTAATAGTACATGTTCCTCAAAGCCATCACCACCTAAAATGCCTAAACATGTATTTGAGAGGAAACAGTGGAGTCATACCCTGCTAAAGGCAGCCAGGGATTACCTGGTATGGCTGGAGAAAAAgtttgtttcatatgttagagGAAGAAAAAATGGGAAAAGTAAAGTAACAAAGACCCAGCCTCATAAGTACCTGGAGGGGAGTGGATACCTGCTCTGA
- the spring1 gene encoding SREBP regulating gene protein, which translates to MMVLRRLLRKRWVLGVVFGLSLIYFLTSTLKQEERTIRDRTLLEVRDSDHRIPWKVRFNLGNSSRQITQCRNSIQGKTLLTDELGYVCERKDLLVNGCCNVNAPSTRQYICKSCLANGCCSIYEYCVSCCLQPDKQLLLERFLNRAAEGFQNLFTAVEDHFELCLAKCRTSSQSVQHENTYRNPQAKYCYGESPPELLPV; encoded by the exons ATGATGGTGCTACGGCGGCTACTGAGAAAACGCTGGGTGCTGGGAGTCGTCTTTGGACTCTCCCTCATCTACTTTCTGACCAGCACACTCAAACAG GAGGAGCGGACCATACGAGACCGCACACTCTTAGAAGTTAGAGATTCAGATCATCGCATCCCCTGGAAAGTCCGCTTTAACCTGGGGAACAGCAGCCGACAGATCACTCAGTGTAGAAATTCCATCCAGGGCAAGACACTGCTTACAGACGAACTTG GATATGTCTGCGAGAGAAAAGACTTGCTCGTTAATGGCTGCTGTAACGTCAATGCTCCCAGCACCAGACAATACATTTGTAAAAGTTGCCTGGCCAATGGATGCTGTAGCATCTATGAGTATTGCGTGTCATGCTGTCTCCAGCCCGATAAG CAACTTCTTCTTGAGCGCTTCCTGAATCGTGCAGCTGAAGGTTTCCAGAATCTTTTCACTGCTGTCGAGGATCATTTTGAGTTGTGTCTGGCCAAGTGTAGGACATCTTCACAA AGCGTTCAACATGAAAACACATACCGAAACCCTCAAGCAAAGTACTGCTATGGTGAGAGTCCTCCAGAACTTCTGCCTGTATGA